The genomic window CAAGTCATGATAACTTCATTCATTTCATCAAATTCAATCTTAATCATGACTCATCCATCCTATTCTTTATTTCACAATATTCCCACTACTCAAGAATAGTTTGCAATGATTTGCAACAAAGAGGAATAAATTGAGATACAAAGAGTAAGAACAacttatttaaatattacacaTTAATCGGCGCAATTAAATGGTCTAAAGTATACTATATATTTTGAGTAATTTGTTtgcatttgatttgttaatttcaaGTTTCGTCAAAGAGTGATTAGTAAATTTATCTTGTCACGCGAAGGGCAAACTTGGATACGCCTGCTGTCATTGCCAGTCACAGTCATAATTATTCTTGGTCTTGCCATTTTactattaattaactaattgtttaattaatcaatgaaaCCGTGCGTTTCTTATGTGATTTTTCAAAGACGGCCATGAATGATTCTTTGGATTCGCGTGAAATGTCGTGTTTTCAACAGATGAGGTGTTCATAGGATGTCAATACAGACCAATGAAATGGACCTTCCTCGGCTGATATATTAACTGATCTGGCTATCTAACaggttgttgatttttttaaaaaataaatttaaatatacaggttattttaatatgtttattttaataaaaaattcaaaaaatcaatgcaatcaactaattatattttaaaaaatattaataataacaaaaaatagaaaaacattaagAGATAGATCTAAATTAAGATATTCAATCACCAAAATTAAGACATTTAGCTAATTATATTtactaaacttgtttatttaaatcaataaaaattaataaaaattaatagaaacacaaatgaaattgattgaataaactcacaccataaaaaaatattatgcaaggcccaacatatcagaaatattatttaaaaataagtattttttattttaaaaaataaagttcatttatatatataataataataataataataataataataataatagatgagttaaaataattacttagaaatcaaacacaaataaaaaaaagttatattaacaaaaaaacatgcaaaacttataatctagatcatgagatcgagatataatcacagaaaagaaattgaaaataaccacaaaactaatatttaaccaaaaaataataataactaatataaaacaataaaatcatatgaaattttcactatgaaaaaactattttgttgaCTTTTCCTTAGTTGAAGAAGTTTTGAATGTAGCTAACAGTCGTATGATAAAAGGATATTTCTCAAAATCTTGAAAGCGATACAACTTTGTACGTGGAGTTTAATAATCTGCTGATTCCACTGGATTAACACGAAAGAATCTCTCTTTGGGCATTGTTGGTCAAGGAACAGCACGATTTCTTGAAGAATGATGCACGATCGATTACTTCCACGAAATAAAAGTGACTAgattttgctattattaaattttcttctagATCTACTAAAGAAAACAtgacttttaagttttaaaaattatttttaacatcaacgtattaaaataaaaaatatatataaaaaaaatttaataaaaaatttaattttaaaaaatatggtttgaattacatttccataaaaaaaaaaataatattgccCATAAATACCAatggtaattttattatgttgagGAACTAACCAGGAGGAGCAACATCTTTATGTGCACTTACGTGAAACTTTAGCTTATGaaataattccaaaaaaatgttttaccaAACGGGCAATATTTTACCGTTTTGCAACTCATCGTAGGctgtagctagctagctagctcctCTAATGTTagcacttaatttttttgactCATTCTAAGCCATGCACGCACGTAATGATCTCATAGTTTATGTTAGAGCAGACTTCCTATATATTAcgaagtttaaaatatttttaaaatacaaaaataaataaacaaataaatgatagcacatatatagtattttttagtgGTTACATGCATGTATCTAACTCCTAAGATCACATTGGAAATTTATCACAAAAAAACACGTCCTGGCTAATTCTTTTATGCTGCCGTATGAAAGGGGGAAATTAATGGAAATTAAGTTTTCAgtgaatatttttcttctgtACTGTCCTTGCAgtgaataaaaatacatattcacaaaaaaaaggtattttttagcaaacatatcttttttattcattttttaaatttaataaaaatacgtctttttttttattaggaacatgatttttgaataaaagCTAGGAGAAACCAAACTAAATATTGTAAACACTTccaataatttgaattaaagagaaaaaatattttcctatcATGCCACACGATCTGTTGCCTTTGTTTCGAGTGCTCccaaaagtattaaaaaaaaatcgtttttgaaaaaacttaacGATCCCACACACACACGCTAATCATCTAGATTATAGGTACAAATTATATAAAGCCTTAAGAGGGGTGATCAcccatgaaaatatttattcatgCAGGTATGAGTTTTATTGCAGAGGCCGGTACTGCGGCTACGAAATAGAAATAATCAAAACCTACATGCACCTAGGATATTTCCCAGCTTACAATATAATAGCAGAACTAGGATTACAGTATCCTTGCAAATcatacaataataaattaataatacaacCAAATAATTGGCATAACATATGCTAAACAAACAAGAAGCGTTTAACACGGTGGCATATAGGGAGGTGGTGGTAGCATTTGGGCTTTCTTGCCTCGACCGTTCTTGATTATGAATGCCATCTCCATACCCCATGACAGATGACGCTCCAGATGGCAGTGCACGAACCATACTCCTGTTACAAATAAAATAGACACATGATGTTAGATCTGCCTCGTAATCAAGGTAATAAAGAGAAATAACACTCTTAATATCATACTTTGCtggttattatatattttaactgGTTATGCTACTTATATTTACCAGGATTGGTAGCTTTGAATCTTATAACAGACCAGCCATTTTTGGGAATGACAATGGTATTTTGAAGAGGAGGGTCAACAAGATTGTATCTCAAAGGGTCTTTATCCTTGTCGAAGTTGCCAAATCCCCAACCAACAACATAGAAGCTTGTTCCATGTATGTGCATAGGATGATCAGTGCCAGCAGCCACATTTGTCCCCTGAAAAACAATCTCCACCGTCGAGTTATACTCGAGCACTTTCACTTCTGTACCTTTTGATGGTGTCTTATAAATCAATGGGATAGTATCCGCAGTGAAATTGAAGAACAATGGTGGTTTATCAGGAAAGTGATCACCGTAAACACCATTGATTTGATTATAATAAGCTCTTAGTATATCCATACGTGTAGGTGTTTGAAAGCTTATGTTGTTCACACTAGCAGCTAGTCTAGACTGATTCGCCCCACAAGAAGTGTTTGCACACGTAAATATATTAACAGAAACAGTGAAAAATAATGGAGTGCTTATGCTCATGGGGACATAAATTGGATGGTTATTATCAGCTAAGCTTCTAAGACGGCCAGTGAAATTAACCGATGCAGTCGTGTCATTAAAATAAGGAAGGTATGGCAATGAGGGAGTGGAGGATGGAGTGTAGTTGCCATTGTACTGGACAATGGCTGTGGCTGTTGTGTTGTCATATTGCACACCATTGGCACTAGAGTAAACTTTTGCAGCCATGTAATAGTGGTCCAGTGGTTGGTTTGCTTCTAATAAAACATCAATGGTTTGGCCAGGTGATATTGCTATATAATCAACTTTCAGTGGTTTAGTGTAGCTGGCATCTGTGCCGACCACTGTGACTTGATGATTGGTGATGGAGAAAAAGAGAATGTCTTGAAGGGCAGCGTTAATTAGACGAAGAAGGTAAGTCTTGCCATAGTCCACCGATAGCTTGAATGTATCTGCAGTTAGAAAGACAAGGTTTCGATTTAATAGCTTTTAACAATACAAACGTTCCATTGAGCTGTAGATTCTTCCCTCTCTCAACAAATTTCAAGTCGAATCTCACGTttgaaataacaacaacaacaacaacaataacaacaacaacaacaacaataataataataataataataataaaacatgaaCATGTAATATATTAAGGATGCAATGGCAATAACCATTTGATTGTCTGGGCCGGGAGGAAATAATAGGCTTCTAAGAAATCATGGGTAACTTTCAATTTGCCCCACAGGTTTATATACTATCTCATTTTCATCTAAAACCTTTGATCTATTCCAATTAAATCCTATCTCTTTAATCTTCTTCCAATCAGTCTCCcccatcttttattttattccaacCAGGCCCCCATCTTGTACTTTAGTTCCAATTTCCCCCTCCATTATTTTTCACTAAGTGTATGTTTATGAAATATCTcaatatcatctaaaaataaagaaaaaaatttaacaaaaacaaaaataaaaatcaagtttgaataGAActctttgtgtgtgtttgatattatggtgCATAGCTCGTTTGAAATTGtgggaaaaattatttttcaaagtgtttttctcttgaaaatatatcaaaataatcttgtttatttttatttttatttttgatataagcatatcaaaacgattcaaaaatactaaaaaaaattaatttgaaaaaaaaaattcaaaacttttcaaaaacatcgttggactgcaaaaacaaatacaaccacatgatacttttcaaaaataatttttctttgaaaatgtattttttaaaatttttcacaTCAGtattttaaaaccattaaaaatcaCTAGAAAAACGTGTTTTTAAACCAAATACATTTTGTAATACATCTAAAcacaattttttcttgaaagaaaaaaaaaacaaagctgaATCAAAGGGGTAGGATTGCTCTGgatattaaagaaatataagGCAAAAGTAAAATAGAAAATCTAAGCAATTGTATAGTGGCATTGTACCCGATTTTGAGCAAGGATAAAGATCACCAGGTTGACCATTGATTGTGTAAGCATCAGAGACATTTGGGTCTGCTCCCGAGGCACGAAATTGATCAAAGATTTCAAATATGTCCTTCTTCCACCACTCTCCTGCATTTCATGAAATCAGTGGTCAATGCATTCAAATCTTCCACGGCTTTAAGAACCgaagttttcttttaaaattgatgcTAGAATACCTAGAATAATCGGCACGTCTGCATGAGGCATAGGGAAAGGATATTCGGTTCCTTTCTTGGGATATATGACAATCGCACCATAAACAGTTGCTCGTGTCCAGTCACTGTGAGCATGCCACCATAATGTTCCTTCTTCGTTAGAGAATATGACCCTCTGACTGAATTTTCCTCCTGGTTGAATTGGACACTGTGTGATATATTCAGGACCATCTGACCATGGATATTTTGGTTGTTTCACTCCATGCCTAGGATTGACAGTGTTAATATTGTTATCTCTGCCGCCATGCATATCGTGGATTTGCAGGGTAAACAACCCAAATTTCCAGACAGAAGATCAGATATATATAGAGGGACTTACCAGTGAATGGTGATGTTGTGAGGGCTCTTGTTAATAACATCCACGATGATGGTTTCTCCTTTAGTAACGTATAGTGTCGGGCCAGGAAACTGTCCATTGACGGTCATTATGTTCTTGGTGCTGCAGAGTCTTGTGTATGGAACATCTTTTACCTACAATGAATGTGCACATACGCAAAACTACAAATTATAAATGAGCTTATAAAGTAAAACATCTAATCTCCTAGTTATTACGcgtacctgttttttttttttttttttttttttgggggggggggtggggggaagaagttgatatatataataaaagggCTAACAGAAAATAGTAAAACACaagatacaagaaaaaaaagcaaagaagaaaacagaataatataaaaacagaaaacaaataataaaagatgaaaaaatcaacaaatatagataaaaaaacatcagaacgttttttcttttttcttttttaaaacaacacaCATAGCTAGCAGcgaaggaccaaaatgaaggaatgatgataaattaaaccaattaatttaTTGCCGAGACATTTTTGGCCTTCTGGCCATTAAGTGCCCTTGTCTATATTTGgaaaaagaagtgaaaaaaaaaacattgtggccGTGCACCTATGATCATTCTAGAATCTAGCTAGAGCATTTAAATCAATATCCTAAAACGTTTAATTTGAAGTGTATCTACAAGCTATTCCAAATGATGAAATATATAGTACTAAATAtagtattttaaatttcttcttaATGTCAACATTTTTCCTtatcataaaaagaaagttgagcTTATGTTACGAAGATGAtcgcatgaaaaaaaaaaaaaaaaaatcagcacgTAGTACATACCACAAAAGTATGATGAACTATAGCTTGGCAACATAGGAAACCACCGAACAATAGAAACCTTAAAATTTGAAAGGCTAGAACTCTATTGATTGCCATCATATATTTTCTTAGCAACGAATATATTCTTGTTTCACTCTTGATGACCAACCGAGCTATCTTATGCCGGTATTTATATGGGTAATAAGGAGCAAGACGACAATTTAGCTGGAGAAGTTCATGATGATTTTGTATTTCTCAACACCCAATTAGATGCAAAGTGCTTCATTAACTACTTCGAAAACTATGGGGTTTGAGTGGccgtgtctctctctctctccactctCGATATCACTGTTACTCGATTGTTTGACTCTGCTCTAACATTGTCAAAGCTGAGTGCGACTCgttatcatttgtttttggcTTTAGCGCAGCTAACAACATCAATTCCCGTACCAAAAAATGGAGTAGGTGGAAAAACAATTCTACATAGGAGCATGTGGGAAAAAAACACTGAGGATGCTGATTTATTATCGAgatcaaacaagaaaatcaaagtcgggacaaaaaaaaataaccctaatTAATGAAGAAATCTCTTATTCAAAAAATGGcttccaacaacaaaaattctTAGCGACTGGAATCATCTACAAAGACTCCCTTGTgggaagttatttttttaatcttgtgtCTTTGGAGGAGGGACAAGTTGTTGAAGATTACATATTCGAAGAATAGGAGATTGAAGAGGAAGACGAACTAGACTATTCGCTAATCTAATTGTCTacaaattaagaagaaatgtAGGATCAGGGAACctaaaaaaattctcttttaaattaaatgtagGATCAGGGACAAGTTGAAGATTACATATTCATAAATTCTCTTTTGCTAGCATGTgaggatttttaaattaagaaaaaaaatttataattagtaaatcataatttaaattaaaaaaaattcaaaacaacaaaaaaaattaaaaaaaaatcttgaaatagtAGCTTTCAAGTCTAATTTGGttctgaaaacaaaaacaactaacaagtcaaaagaaaaaactatactCGTATTCTTCAAACTATATATTGAGTTTGTCAGAAacttaaaacctaaaaaaatcttaaataatacaataaaaataattaaattaaaaataattaagataataacCCACTAAGAAGTTACATaatattctcattttttttcatggtcaaGATAAGAACctaatcatttaattttctcATAGTGTAGCAAACAATATTCAATGTTTTGGTGTGTGACAACTTTATTAATGTTTAGTCTCCATACGCTTCATTTTCGGGTATTAATGCTATGGCTGCCCATAAAGTTAACATCATATATTTCTCATTCTGGTTTCGAAGGTGGACTTTCAAAAACTTCCTCGACAAAGACAAACACGTTCACAATATGTttcgagtattttttttaattaaatctgaaagatttttcttgattttgatgatgttcatttaatttaattatttttgtattagtTAAACACTTGGATACAATTTCTATCTAATAATTACAtaatattctttctttctttatttgagAAATGTATGTAATATTCttatatcatttaaaataactaaaaataagtttacaataaaatataagaaaaagggTAAAGAATCGTTTGAATAAGTTTTGGGGATTTAAGCTCATTTACAGTTGATTTtctacagaaaaaaataaatacatattgGGAATTTCACATTAAATCATTTGCTTATTTTGCACAATTTTCTATcgtctgtttttattttattatgcacaatttatttatttatttgtgttaacCTATAGTTGCGTGTAATAATTCATTGCAGGTGTCCAATTTCGATTTGGTATATAGAAAGAGAGGATCGCTTTACACCGAACATTGAGAAAAACCTTGTACATTTGAAATCGTTGTGGAAATCATCAACGTTTATTTACAGACACgtaacaaactaaaaataaatgtttgacAGCAGGTTGAAAGCTTCCCATCCCACCAAACCCGCGTTATGTTCTGCCTGCTGATCCAAAAGATTATACctgctttaatttatttttataaaataaaaaatattattttaatatatttttaaataaaaaatattttaaaaaacaattacaatcacACTTCTAAACAGGTTACAGTAAAACACTAGAAGACATGGTGGAATTACCATGTAAAGTGATACTTCACATTACattatagatatatttttttttatcctaaaaacttttttttctcgattAAATCTTCATGTGGCTAAATTGATGACGGATtacttttgatttgttaaaaaatagtaGAATTAATAGAGCAAAGAAATTAGGTGACTGTTTAAAATTTTTCACTAAGATTTAgattggtttttaaattttttaatttctaaatttttgatCCCTTTTGTTGTGGAAACATTAGATTCCCttatttcttgaatttcaattctaaaaattaattaaaatttacttCATAACACCAAAAATCTTTTAAGTTGCATTACTTAATGAAAATTATCTTAAGTTGAATAGCTCTTTTAGGTACTAAAGTACTTCAATACGAGTGATAAACTCTGATCTCAACATATATCCAACATCATCTAAGTAGAATTTTAAGTAACATTTTGCATTCACTATTTAAATGTGAGAAAATGAAAGTATGGAAATAGATGAAATTGTgtaaattttaatgtttaaatgATGTTGTTATGCTTAAATTGGATTGGTATGATGGTGGTAGTTTGTTATCTTTGATTGTGATTCATGGAGAACAAGTTGTTTGGATATTggtttatgtttattaaatgtcagaaaataaaaatatagaaattgatGGAATTATGtaaatgtttaatatttttaatgatgttgTTTATGCTTAAAAAATTGATTGGGAGTTTGTAATCTAAATGGTTGTGTATTTAGATCTTTCTTAACAagttagtaaaataaaaaaatatatgttggaTGAATAATTGTagtaaaaaaatgtgaaattgtATCTAAATGGGAGttgaaaatatgaagaaaatttgaaattatatttgagatACAAATTAATAGTATGAAAAAGGATGTTGACGTGTTTTAGTAATTATGGATAATAAGTTGAAATGGTTTGGGTGCGAATTTAGGGAtgctttcttgaaaaattacaaGGGGTATTTGAGGTTGGTCTCGTAATTAAAGGAATGCATACTACCAAAATGTTAGGTAGGTGTCACcacctaatttattttattttaaaaaaaatatttttattaaaatttctttatacATGTACAATATtatgagaaattattttaaaagaaagtcGATTGCATTGACAaagactaattttataaattaaaattgctcaaatagataaataataattatataaattaaagttgATCGTATAGACGAAGactaatcatataaaaaaatttataataatttatttttatttttttaacctcgTATCAAACTCCACCATAAGGTAacataagtttttatttcatgtcTTCATGTTTTGATTAAACTCAGTAAATggataagttttgaaaaaaaataattttttttgcatgaattttaaaaaatcacccattattttttttaatgcttcttcttttaattgtgttttatactataaaattaaattctatttcaCCAAATTGGCCTCAAATtcaatcctaaaattttaaaaatgagtaaatggagaaattttggatggaattgATGTTTTGcatgaatttgaaaaacttcatgatttttttttgtttttatcttgatacttcttctaattattttttataccataaaCCTAAATCTTATTTCATCAAATTGACCTCAAATTCAATCCAAAAGCTGAAAGAGTTTTGGTAGGTATAAATTAGATGGTTAAATCATATCAAATCTTAGGCAACATCATCCAGAAAGAACTTAGGCAAGACCGTTCTTCCAATTCTAAAACAATGACTTTTACCTTGGACAATCTCAAAATAAAGAGCATACgcacaatgtaaaaaaaaaaaaaaagtcaaaaacacCATAGAAAAGCGCACACAATTTGGTTCTAACCAAGAATAGTAGGAAGAAAaaccttaattaaataaaagcagCAACAACGAATGGGTAGCATCAAGCATGtcaattgtatttttagtttttttttttaaaaaaaaaaaccaacaacaaagcaaataaatggatgaaaatatcgcaatgaaaaaattagaagcaCAATATTGAGAAATTAAGAATTCGACTTAGCAAAGGAAAAACGCACTAGAGGCAGAGACAACTCGAAGAAGGAAGTGAGGtgcttgcatatatatatatatatatagtcatgaatatattgaaaagaaatataagaaaagCCATAgcagaaaagtaaaaaattcaaaaacaactgcaccaaaacaaatgaaagaactatgagagaaaaaaatctgGTACGGCAAAGGAAAAATGAACCTCAGGAAGAAGGAACGCAAAACATAAGGTAAAGaatcaatgaaaaacaaattaagccaAAAGATttgataaattacaaaatctaagcgtaataaaataacaaaacaacataaaacataattaattaagtaatttaaatgcaatataataacaaaaactctcttcttcttcttcttcttcttcttcttcaaaagattAATCATTTTCATTGCTAGTTGAAACCTCTAAAttcccatttttttcttttttttttaattttattttcttcaacagGAAATAAGGTTTCAAGTCTTCATTTGTCATCATTCAAGATCATTTTGcctttaagaacaaaaaaaatgcatatattttttagagcCAGGAAAGATTAAAATATTGGAAGCCATGGTAAATTAGTAGCTTGaggtaaaaagaaaacacaggaaaggaaagaaaaatcaaatcaaatcaaagaagGCAGACTAGTGGTTGGTTTACGTTTATTACAGTGCCAAATTGCATCAAGATGTTGCCACTTAATTATATGTAGGATGACAAAAtctatggtaaaaaaaaaaaacaaaatcaaagcaaatCAGAGATAAATAATCTTGTTTTCTTCCATAGAATTAATTCTCGGAACATAATCCATTGTTGGCGATTGAAAGAGGATGAAAATacaattctgttttttttatttatttatttgcttgcTAATTAATTACAACCTTGCTGACAGTCCCACCATAACTTTTATTCCCAAAGCAAGCTCCATCATGGCACTTGAATTTGAGTGTGTTTGTTTGAAGTAATTTTTGTGGatgttgtttaaaaaaaataaattttaaaaaaatattgttgtgtATGGTTAGCTGTATTTagatacgtgtttggtaaaaattatggttgaagtttatATCCagcaaaaaacataaataaaatgtttggttgtggttgtttttcaaaagtgttttttacttggaaatatatcaattttttattatttttaaaaaattatttttgatatcagtgcatcaaaatgatctgaaaatacaaaaaaataattgaagtaaataaaaaaataaaatttttcaaattttaaaaaaagtgcttttgaaacgcaaaaacaaataaagttttacgaaacttagttaaaaaaaacatgtaaaaactgctTCACAAAAACTgtgtttcaaactcaatttattAGTGGGCCCCATAATATAAAATGCAATTTGATGTATTACTAAATACCTAACTGTGTTTTTTACACCGCAAACGCAAAAGCTACAACTAAACAAAAAGATAATGAATTTGGCATATACAGTAAAAGcagtctagttttttttttccccttttaaaTGTAATATCTAACTGAACAGaaagaaaccaaaatcaaagaaaaagaagaaatcaatcaCCTTGTTTTCAGCTATATTTCGGAGGTACATAAATTGTAATACGTGttttcataagaaaagaaagtgtTTGTTTAAATTTCACAAGGAGGCTTGAATCTTCATTGCTTTAATTCAATGAAATCGGTTGGTATTAGTGGGCTTAGGAAGTTTTTATTCTGCTCGGCTTGCATTTCTTTCACCGAACCCAAAATCGGTATGGAGGACAAATGGGCTAAAAATTAACTTGTTGCTCTCTTTTA from Populus trichocarpa isolate Nisqually-1 chromosome 5, P.trichocarpa_v4.1, whole genome shotgun sequence includes these protein-coding regions:
- the LOC7492506 gene encoding laccase-15 isoform X1 — its product is MMAINRVLAFQILRFLLFGGFLCCQAIVHHTFVVKDVPYTRLCSTKNIMTVNGQFPGPTLYVTKGETIIVDVINKSPHNITIHWHGVKQPKYPWSDGPEYITQCPIQPGGKFSQRVIFSNEEGTLWWHAHSDWTRATVYGAIVIYPKKGTEYPFPMPHADVPIILGEWWKKDIFEIFDQFRASGADPNVSDAYTINGQPGDLYPCSKSDTFKLSVDYGKTYLLRLINAALQDILFFSITNHQVTVVGTDASYTKPLKVDYIAISPGQTIDVLLEANQPLDHYYMAAKVYSSANGVQYDNTTATAIVQYNGNYTPSSTPSLPYLPYFNDTTASVNFTGRLRSLADNNHPIYVPMSISTPLFFTVSVNIFTCANTSCGANQSRLAASVNNISFQTPTRMDILRAYYNQINGVYGDHFPDKPPLFFNFTADTIPLIYKTPSKGTEVKVLEYNSTVEIVFQGTNVAAGTDHPMHIHGTSFYVVGWGFGNFDKDKDPLRYNLVDPPLQNTIVIPKNGWSVIRFKATNPGVWFVHCHLERHLSWGMEMAFIIKNGRGKKAQMLPPPPYMPPC